The Deinococcus sonorensis KR-87 genome includes a window with the following:
- a CDS encoding glutamate synthase-related protein: MTHRTPTTPRRHDGQQDSRYRQAERERLEPQFPGNFDEIGHDACGILCKIRKTGDATHGNVVRALEELAHMAHRSGEVRGEGDGAGIQTDIPRLLWRRWLTDARLNPDLVDAPAFFVGHLFVPQGVNVREIQDALRVAASRFGVQVLTERVGQVYSRALGPVARLTEPQFVQLAGTVQGDTSRERNAQLFELGLELEAHHPVHVVSLSTHSVVYKVRGSAELLPRYYPDLSHPEFMSVCTIGHNRYSTNTLSTFEQVQPFTLLAHNGEINTIDRLRKEGHQLNLPLTGGSDSQDLNRVLAGHIHRQGMSLLEAIESVFPPVLSEVKSFSTSLQSAYIGLRAGGGPLAQGPAAIIARDGTECVFSVDAMGLRPLWFGETEKEYFWSSERGVIPLGSMVADPAPFAPGEKMVACLGGSTVRLHANEQVQRLVLERVHQKGYNFDQAHERVKGPHLPAADTELPSFSKAARLAFGWERWDEEYVKAVADKGAEPIASLGYDGQMPALKPDKPNLAEFFRETVAVVTNPAIDREREIEHFSTRALLGRRPLPGSSDGNSADILTPVLAATKAVAEQHGTLTVAGLKAYFQVAELVLALRPDETLASALERLFQQAAAAVREGAELLLLDDTALYQNGEAALDVALAVGSLEQRLTEQRDSRGVSLRRLTSVVVRSAQVRNLHDLMLLVGLGADAVEPVAAYALYPTPEAESRLVAGFSKGVEKVMSTMGIHELRGYGQIFASLGLAQDLMDALGVRGFWGGQKGYTLSGLEATLKRRLERFAQNAETLDRDQRFNPRVFKAAFSLANGEIEPADYQNRIRALETEMPLAARQLLDFRTPDGADAVDPDSVDLAIGGHSLPFVISAMSFGSQGETAFRSYVEAAKRLNILAMNGEGGEIPGMIGHYNHWRGQQVASGRFGVSSVMLNSCHVIEIKVGQGAKPGEGGHLPGKKVSAKVAAARHAVQGTDLISPSNNHDVYSIEDLAQLVEELKTINPNARISVKVPVVPGIGTIALGVAKAGAHIITLSGFEGGTGAARSHALKYAGMPVEFGVKRAHRALTAAGMRDRVELWADGGLKTALDVARMVALGADRVGFGTLSMVAIGCTICRGCQLDTCHVGITTQVETEEEAKAHGFKRFVPRVLPTEVDRLHAFYSGIASSLREIVAGLGLTSLSELRGRSDLLTASSEALDLSELLELSEEPEAWKRLGRRIIHKPLNYMTRMVSEWVTDAIEDEHEEEVIYRDGPVASAERALGTHLVGTLTRDRITSRGTRRVKLHFEAGSIPGNGLGAFNNAPVDIQVDGGAQDGVGKSALGGRIVILKGRNHQGDRVDGSVGKSFAYGAIGGRFLIQGSADSRFCVRLSGADVVLGGDLRAPVDDSLGALATRANAKGYAFEYMTAGRAVVVGDAGPWICSGMSGGVVYLRHEPEQGLDDAALKRRLAKGANVQILPLSTQGVADVRELLGDYHDQLLKSEQATPARRIAELLVNPAAHFRMVLPAAQAVDQTVATE; encoded by the coding sequence ATGACCCACCGTACCCCCACCACCCCCCGTCGCCACGACGGTCAGCAGGACAGCCGCTACCGTCAGGCGGAGCGCGAGCGCCTGGAGCCGCAGTTTCCCGGCAACTTCGACGAGATCGGGCATGACGCCTGCGGCATCCTCTGCAAGATCCGCAAGACCGGAGACGCCACCCACGGCAACGTGGTTCGCGCTCTGGAGGAACTGGCACACATGGCCCACCGCAGCGGCGAGGTGCGCGGCGAGGGCGACGGCGCCGGCATCCAGACCGACATCCCGCGCCTGCTGTGGCGGCGCTGGCTGACCGACGCCCGCCTGAACCCGGACCTGGTGGACGCGCCCGCCTTCTTCGTGGGCCACCTGTTCGTGCCGCAGGGCGTGAATGTGCGCGAGATTCAGGACGCGCTGCGGGTGGCCGCGTCGCGCTTCGGCGTGCAGGTGCTGACCGAGCGGGTAGGGCAAGTGTACTCGCGGGCGCTGGGGCCGGTGGCCCGCTTGACCGAGCCGCAGTTCGTGCAGCTGGCCGGCACGGTCCAGGGCGACACCTCACGCGAGCGCAACGCGCAGCTGTTCGAGCTGGGCCTGGAGTTGGAAGCGCATCATCCGGTGCATGTGGTGAGCCTCAGCACCCACAGCGTGGTGTACAAGGTGCGCGGCAGCGCCGAACTGCTGCCGCGCTACTACCCGGACCTCTCGCACCCCGAGTTCATGTCGGTGTGCACCATCGGGCACAACCGCTACAGCACCAACACGCTCAGCACCTTCGAGCAGGTGCAGCCGTTCACCCTGCTGGCGCACAACGGCGAGATCAACACCATTGACCGGCTGCGCAAGGAGGGCCACCAGCTGAACCTGCCGCTGACCGGCGGCAGCGACAGCCAGGACCTGAACCGGGTGCTGGCTGGCCACATCCACCGCCAGGGCATGAGCCTGCTGGAGGCCATCGAGAGTGTGTTCCCGCCGGTGCTGAGTGAGGTCAAGAGCTTCTCCACCAGCCTGCAGAGCGCCTACATCGGGCTGCGGGCCGGGGGCGGGCCGCTGGCGCAGGGTCCGGCGGCCATTATCGCGCGCGACGGCACCGAGTGTGTGTTCAGCGTGGACGCGATGGGTCTGCGCCCGCTGTGGTTCGGCGAGACCGAGAAGGAATACTTCTGGAGCAGCGAACGCGGCGTGATTCCGCTGGGCAGCATGGTCGCGGACCCCGCGCCGTTTGCCCCCGGCGAGAAGATGGTGGCGTGTCTGGGCGGCAGCACCGTGCGGCTCCACGCCAACGAACAGGTGCAGCGGCTGGTGCTGGAGCGGGTGCACCAGAAGGGCTACAACTTCGATCAGGCGCACGAGCGGGTCAAGGGGCCGCACCTGCCGGCTGCCGACACGGAGCTGCCGAGCTTCAGCAAGGCGGCGCGGCTGGCCTTCGGCTGGGAGCGCTGGGACGAGGAATACGTCAAGGCGGTGGCCGACAAGGGCGCCGAGCCGATCGCCTCGCTCGGCTACGACGGTCAGATGCCGGCCCTGAAGCCGGACAAGCCGAACCTCGCCGAGTTCTTCCGCGAGACAGTGGCGGTGGTGACCAACCCGGCGATTGACCGCGAGCGCGAGATCGAGCACTTCTCCACCCGCGCGCTGCTGGGCCGCCGTCCGCTGCCCGGCAGCAGCGACGGCAACAGCGCCGACATCCTGACCCCGGTGCTGGCCGCCACCAAGGCCGTGGCCGAGCAGCACGGCACGCTGACGGTGGCGGGGCTCAAGGCCTACTTCCAGGTGGCCGAGCTGGTCCTGGCCCTGCGCCCGGACGAGACGCTGGCCTCGGCGCTGGAGCGGCTGTTCCAGCAGGCGGCGGCGGCGGTGCGTGAGGGGGCCGAGCTGCTGCTGCTGGACGACACTGCGCTGTACCAGAACGGGGAGGCCGCGCTGGACGTGGCCCTGGCGGTGGGGTCGCTGGAGCAGCGGCTCACCGAGCAGCGCGACAGCCGCGGCGTGAGCCTGCGGCGCCTGACCAGCGTGGTGGTCCGCAGCGCCCAGGTCCGCAACCTCCATGACCTGATGCTGCTGGTGGGTCTGGGTGCCGACGCGGTGGAGCCGGTGGCGGCCTACGCGCTGTACCCCACGCCCGAGGCGGAGAGCCGGCTGGTGGCGGGCTTCAGCAAGGGCGTGGAGAAGGTCATGAGCACCATGGGCATCCATGAGCTGCGCGGCTACGGCCAGATCTTCGCCAGCCTGGGGCTGGCCCAGGACCTGATGGACGCGCTGGGGGTGCGCGGCTTCTGGGGCGGGCAGAAGGGTTACACTCTCTCCGGCCTGGAGGCCACGCTCAAGCGCCGCCTGGAGCGCTTTGCCCAGAACGCCGAGACGCTGGACCGCGACCAGCGCTTCAACCCCCGGGTGTTCAAGGCGGCCTTCTCGCTGGCCAATGGCGAGATCGAGCCGGCCGACTACCAGAACCGTATCCGGGCGCTGGAAACCGAGATGCCGCTGGCCGCCCGGCAGCTGCTGGACTTCCGCACCCCGGACGGTGCCGACGCGGTGGACCCGGACAGCGTGGACCTCGCCATCGGCGGCCACAGCCTGCCCTTTGTGATCAGTGCCATGAGCTTCGGGTCACAGGGCGAGACGGCCTTCCGCAGCTACGTGGAGGCGGCCAAGCGGCTCAACATCCTGGCCATGAACGGCGAGGGCGGCGAGATTCCCGGCATGATCGGGCACTACAACCACTGGCGCGGGCAGCAGGTGGCCTCCGGGCGCTTCGGGGTCAGCAGCGTGATGCTCAACAGCTGCCACGTCATCGAGATCAAGGTGGGGCAGGGCGCCAAGCCGGGCGAGGGTGGCCACCTGCCGGGCAAGAAGGTCAGCGCCAAGGTGGCCGCCGCCCGCCACGCGGTGCAGGGCACCGACCTGATCAGCCCCAGCAACAATCACGACGTGTATTCCATTGAGGACCTCGCTCAGCTGGTGGAGGAGCTCAAGACCATCAACCCGAACGCGCGCATCTCGGTGAAGGTGCCGGTGGTGCCGGGCATCGGGACCATCGCGCTGGGTGTGGCCAAGGCAGGGGCGCACATCATCACCCTGTCCGGCTTCGAGGGCGGCACCGGCGCGGCGCGCAGCCACGCGTTGAAGTACGCCGGCATGCCGGTGGAGTTCGGCGTGAAGCGGGCCCACCGTGCCCTGACCGCCGCCGGCATGCGTGACCGGGTGGAACTGTGGGCCGACGGCGGCCTCAAGACCGCGCTGGACGTGGCCCGCATGGTGGCGCTGGGCGCCGACCGGGTGGGCTTCGGCACGCTGAGCATGGTGGCCATCGGCTGCACCATCTGCCGCGGCTGTCAGCTGGACACCTGCCACGTGGGCATCACCACACAGGTGGAGACCGAGGAGGAGGCCAAGGCCCACGGCTTCAAGCGCTTCGTGCCGCGGGTGCTGCCGACCGAGGTGGACCGGCTGCACGCGTTCTACAGCGGCATTGCCAGCAGCCTGAGAGAAATCGTGGCGGGGCTGGGGCTGACGAGCCTCTCCGAGCTGCGCGGCCGCAGCGACCTGCTGACCGCCAGCAGCGAGGCGCTGGACCTCTCGGAACTGCTGGAACTGAGCGAGGAGCCGGAAGCCTGGAAGCGGCTGGGCCGGCGCATCATCCACAAGCCGCTGAACTACATGACCCGCATGGTTTCGGAATGGGTCACGGACGCCATCGAGGACGAGCACGAGGAAGAGGTCATCTACCGCGATGGGCCGGTGGCGAGCGCCGAGCGCGCCCTGGGCACCCACCTGGTGGGCACACTCACCCGCGACCGCATCACCAGCCGCGGCACCCGTCGGGTCAAGCTGCACTTTGAAGCGGGCAGCATTCCCGGCAACGGCCTGGGAGCGTTCAACAACGCGCCGGTAGACATCCAGGTGGACGGCGGCGCTCAGGACGGCGTGGGCAAGAGTGCACTGGGCGGGCGCATCGTGATCCTGAAGGGCCGAAACCACCAGGGGGACCGGGTAGACGGCTCGGTGGGCAAGAGCTTCGCTTACGGGGCCATCGGGGGCCGCTTCCTGATTCAGGGCAGCGCGGACAGCCGCTTCTGCGTTCGCCTTTCGGGAGCCGACGTGGTGCTGGGCGGCGACCTGCGCGCCCCGGTGGACGACAGCCTGGGGGCGCTGGCCACCCGTGCCAACGCCAAGGGGTACGCCTTCGAGTACATGACGGCCGGCCGGGCCGTGGTGGTGGGCGACGCCGGCCCCTGGATCTGCAGCGGCATGTCCGGCGGCGTGGTGTACCTGCGCCACGAGCCGGAGCAGGGCCTGGACGACGCCGCGCTGAAGCGCCGGCTGGCCAAGGGCGCCAACGTGCAGATTCTGCCGCTGAGCACCCAGGGCGTGGCCGACGTGCGCGAGCTGCTGGGCGACTACCACGACCAGCTGCTCAAGAGCGAGCAGGCCACTCCGGCCCGGCGCATCGCGGAGCTGCTGGTGAACCCGGCTGCCCACTTCCGGATGGTGCTGCCGGCGGCCCAGGCGGTGGACCAGACGGTGGCGACCGAGTAA